In Tribolium castaneum strain GA2 chromosome 4, icTriCast1.1, whole genome shotgun sequence, one DNA window encodes the following:
- the Oct-TyrR gene encoding tyramine/octopamine receptor codes for MSDSNSSCSPDLPGNFSTIFGQTDVAQWEALLTIVTLTLIILVTIVGNVLVILSVFTYKPLRIVQNFFIVSLAVADLTVAILVMPLNVMLSILGRWVFDIHICKMWLTSDVLCCTASILNLCAIALDRFWAITDPINYAQKRTLKRVLLMIGGVWVLSLVISSPPLIGWNDWPEADEFHLIQECKLTERQGYVIYSSLGSFFIPLFIMTIVYVEIFIATKRRLRERAQASKINAISRNQSALISNKEAQHDRESVSSETNHNEQPETNGKPKDKKKKTKKKRKDDNVDNNAYLKPILVHEDSLTDNPETSSISQRRGSNPCTSDNHKITVSESTTVSNSPQLNKVLLPEATATVKKPGVVYQFIEEKQRISLSKERRAARTLGIIMGVFVVCWLPFFLMYVTIPFCPSCCPSKRLKNFITWLGYINSVLNPIIYTIFNLDFRRAFRKLLGMKP; via the coding sequence ATGTCCGACTCAAACAGCAGCTGCTCCCCCGACCTGCCCGGCAACTTTTCGACGATTTTCGGCCAGACGGACGTCGCCCAATGGGAAGCCCTCCTCACAATCGTCACTCTCACCCTCATCATCCTCGTCACAATCGTCGGCAACGTCCTCGTCATTCTCAGCGTCTTCACCTACAAACCGCTCCGAATCGTCCAAAACTTCTTCATCGTGTCGCTCGCAGTCGCCGACCTCACAGTCGCCATCCTCGTCATGCCCCTGAACGTTATGCTGTCGATCTTGGGACGATGGGTGTTCGACATCCACATCTGCAAAATGTGGCTGACTTCGGACGTCCTCTGCTGCACGGCTTCAATTCTGAATCTGTGTGCGATTGCGTTGGACCGCTTTTGGGCCATCACAGACCCCATTAACTACGCGCAAAAGCGCACCCTGAAAAGGGTCCTGTTGATGATTGGAGGCGTGTGGGTTTTGTCACTAGTGATCAGTTCTCCGCCACTGATCGGCTGGAACGACTGGCCTGAAGCCGACGAGTTCCACTTGATTCAAGAGTGCAAGTTAACGGAACGGCAAGGCTATGTCATTTACTCATCACTGGGGTCGTTCTTCATCCCTTTGTTCATCATGACGATCGTCTACGTTGAGATTTTCATCGCCACGAAGCGCCGCTTGAGAGAGAGGGCACAAGCCTCGAAAATCAACGCAATCTCGCGGAACCAATCGGCTCTGATCAGCAACAAAGAAGCACAGCATGATCGCGAGAGTGTCAGCAGCGAAACCAATCATAACGAGCAGCCCGAAACCAACGGCAAGCCCAAAGACAAGAAGAAGAAAACCAAGAAGAAGCGAAAAGACGACAACGTCGACAACAACGCCTATCTCAAACCGATTCTAGTCCATGAAGATTCTCTAACTGACAATCCGGAAACTTCCTCAATCTCGCAACGGCGGGGTTCCAACCCTTGCACTTCCGACAACCACAAAATCACAGTTTCCGAGTCCACGACGGTGTCAAACTCGCCCCAGCTGAACAAGGTTTTGTTGCCGGAAGCCACCGCCACGGTGAAAAAGCCGGGAGTGGTTTACCAATTCATCGAAGAGAAACAACGCATTTCCTTGTCGAAGGAGAGACGCGCGGCGCGAACTCTTGGAATAATAATGGGAGTGTTTGTGGTGTGTTGGTTGCCGTTCTTCCTCATGTATGTAACGATCCCTTTCTGCCCCAGTTGTTGCCCCTCCAAGAGACTCAAGAACTTTATCACTTGGTTAGGTTACATTAATTCCGTGCTCAATCCCATTATTTATACGATTTTTAATCTCGACTTTCGGCGCGCTTTTAGAAAGCTTCTAGGGATGAAGCCGTGA